The nucleotide sequence TGCCGCCCTGCGCGGCCGCGGCGGTCACTGGACTGTCCTCGGGGCCTCGGCGAGGTCGGTGTGCACCACGTCGTCCACCCGGACGTCGACGCGGTCCACGGTGAGGCCGGTGTACTCGCCGAGCTGGTCGGCGACCTGGTCGCGCACGGCAGCGGTCACGGCCGCCACCGACCGCGGCCACTCGGTGGCGATGTTGACCTTCACCCGCACGTGCCCGCCGCTGACGTTGCTGTCCACCTTGGGCAGTCCGCGCCCGGTCATCCAGCCCAACCCGCTGGACTGGCGGACCACGCCCTCGGTGTGCAGCGCGGCGTACTCCGCCACCCGGTTCACCGCCCGGTCGTGCACGGTCAGCGAGCCGCGCTCCCCGGGTTCGGCGGTGACGGTCGAGGAGCGGTCCGTCACCGGGTGCTCAGCCACGGTTGCGCCCGCGGAAGAGCTCACCCAGGTCGAGCTTCCCGTCGTAGTGCGCGCCGACGGCGACACCGAGGATCCCCAGCACGATGGCGATGAGGAAGCCGCTGAAGCCGCCCGCAGCCGCGGCGATTCCGAGCAGCAGTCCCGCGTACAGGCCAGTGGTGGTGACGTTCATGCTGTGCTCCAAGGTTGGGGTGAGCTCGGTCGAGCGATCTCGGTGAGCGGGTCGGCCCCGGGCACCGCCACGTCCTCGACGACCACGTCGACCGGTCCGTCGATCAGCGCGGCAGCGGCGCGGCGCACCGCCGCGGCGACCTCGTCGATGTCACGGCCGTAGACGACCGTGACGTGCACCGTGGTGGTGCCGGTGTCGGCAAGCCGGATCCCGGCCACCTTGCGCCCGGGCAGGTAGGTGGCGGCCTCACCGAACATGCCGCCGTGCAGGCCCGCCACCCCCGGCACCGCGAGCACCGCCGCAGCCAGCTGGTCGGCGCGGTCGGGCGGTGGCGGAGCGGACTCGCCGGCGGCAGCCTTGCCCGCCGGGGATCCGTCCGCCCGTGGTGCGGTCACTGCACCCGGGACGGCGTGTCCTCGCCGTTGTCGTCCTGCCCGTCGTTGAGGTACACGTCGTGGACGTCGATGTTGACCTCAGTGACCTCGAGCCCCGTCATCCGCTCGACCGCGCCGATGACGTTGCGACGGATGCCCGCGGCCAGCTCGGCGATGCCCACGCCGTAGTCGGCCACGATGTCGATGTCGATGGCGGCCTGGCGCTCGCCGACCTCCACGGCCACGCCCTGGGCGTGGTTGATGCGCGCCCCGGGGATCCGCTCGCGAAGCGCCCCCACCGCGCGGGACGCGCCGCCGCCCACCGCGTGCACCCCGGCAACCTCGCGGGTGGCGATCCCGGCGATCTTGGAGACCACGGTGTCGGCGATGGTGGTCTTGCCGGTCGAGGTCGCCAGTGGCGACGAGGACTCGCGGGAGCTGACGTCCTTGCTGGTGCTGACGCCCTGGGTTTCGGTCATCGTGCGATCTCCTTAGTCGGTGCGGCGCCAGCGTCACTGCTGAGGCACGGGCTGCTGCCCGCCTGCGC is from Rhodococcus sp. X156 and encodes:
- a CDS encoding Asp23/Gls24 family envelope stress response protein is translated as MAEHPVTDRSSTVTAEPGERGSLTVHDRAVNRVAEYAALHTEGVVRQSSGLGWMTGRGLPKVDSNVSGGHVRVKVNIATEWPRSVAAVTAAVRDQVADQLGEYTGLTVDRVDVRVDDVVHTDLAEAPRTVQ
- a CDS encoding Asp23/Gls24 family envelope stress response protein — encoded protein: MTETQGVSTSKDVSSRESSSPLATSTGKTTIADTVVSKIAGIATREVAGVHAVGGGASRAVGALRERIPGARINHAQGVAVEVGERQAAIDIDIVADYGVGIAELAAGIRRNVIGAVERMTGLEVTEVNIDVHDVYLNDGQDDNGEDTPSRVQ